ATCACTGCCACCCCCAGCGCTTAAAACGATTTCTGCTCCCCCTCACCCCTGACCCCTCTCCCGAGGGAGAGGGGAAAGCGCGTGTCTTAGAGATTGAGGAAATCCGACACTCGGCGCCACACTAGATTAGCGTCCAACGCCTCTTCGGCGCTGAACCGCACAACCCGCCAGCCCATCGCTTCGATTTCATGCTGGCGTACCGGGTCGGTTCCTGCGATGTCGGCGCGCTGATGGATGAGTCCGTCGATTTCGATGGCGAGCCTTGCGCGATAGATCGCGAAATCGACGATGTACGGGCCGATGGGATATTGCCGTTTTACCGGAAAGCCGTGGGCCCGCAGCTTTCGCAGCGTCTGCCATGCTCTGTCTT
This genomic interval from Thalassovita mediterranea contains the following:
- a CDS encoding endonuclease domain-containing protein: MSDPRTTGRARRLRQTANAPEDRAWQTLRKLRAHGFPVKRQYPIGPYIVDFAIYRARLAIEIDGLIHQRADIAGTDPVRQHEIEAMGWRVVRFSAEEALDANLVWRRVSDFLNL